A window of Zalophus californianus isolate mZalCal1 chromosome 12, mZalCal1.pri.v2, whole genome shotgun sequence genomic DNA:
CCGCGGAAGCACCGAGGCGGCCTGCGCCTCACGGAGGGCGTGCTTGCCGGCCAGCTCGCAGCGACGGCAACCTAACGCTACCTTCCGCTAACGCCCGCGCCGAGGGGCCCTCCCACTCCGCGAACGCGCCGCGGGCTGGGCCAGCTCCCGAGGTTCAACCGCGGGGGGAGAGGCGCGACCCCGCCACCCCGCGCGGCCCGGCGCTCCTCCCCGCCACCCCGCGCGGCCCGCGACTCCCGGGCACCCGCCCAGCCTTACCCCGCCTGCGGCCGGCCTAGGTCCCCGCGCTGCTCCGCGCAAGGCGACGCGCGGGACGTCAGACGCCGCGGCGGGGcgagggggggcggggaggggagcggtgggggggtggggcgctctcctccgccccaccccccccccgcccccgccggcccccAAACAGGAACCGCGGGGCTGCAGCCAGCCGAGGTCGCAGGCGGCGTCAGGATGATTAGAATCATTATTTACTAATTGGTGGTGGAGTTAGAGGGTGACTCAGACTTTTCGGCCGAGTGCTTGGGGTTCCCCGGTCAACTTCTTCAAGAGAGCCGACTGTAAATTTCTAATAAAGTGTGGTTTGGGTGGGAGGGGCGCGGTTAACTGACGTTTTCCGAAAGAGCTTCTTGGGGTCCACGGAGAAGCAATGGCGCCGGGGCGGGAGGGTTCGATAGGGTGATGCGAATTCAGTGGACCTGTTTGAAAGGCGCTCTTTTCTTGGCCTTTCCTGTTCCGTCTTTCTTTGGTAGAAACGCTCTTATTGTCCGGAATTGCGCTAGAGTTAAATGGAAGAGGCAGGACTGGTGGTTGTGCAGCATTTTGTTCTTGTGAGAACGTGGAAAAATACGCAGCTTCAAAACATTTCCCTGCTCTGTCTGCAGGCTGGGAAGAGACCATACAATCTAGAGAGATGTTTGGGgactgagagggagagaaaacgaTGTGTGTGGCGCATTCCTTCAGTTACTATCTTCCAGATTTTCGAATTGCGTGAAtacactcaatttttttaaaatattgacaagatatcagaaatgcaaatgacAGTATTATCCTCCTGGACAGAATTATTTTCGGAATATTAAATGATGTAAAGAGATAATTATAGAATCTAAAAATACACTTAGGTGGGTGCTTTTTCTTATCACAAATACACTTGATcacacagaaaagagagaaaaaggactaaatataaattaactataaggaaggtatttttttttttttaaatcaaacttaTTTAGAACTCCATGCTCTTCCACACTGGTTCCTTTGAAAGGCTGTGCACCGTACTCTATGCTGTTGTGCACACACACTAGTTTAATTCACTTCAGAGTTAatttacaaacataaaaattacaaattttgaCTATAGCTCCCTATTCTTACATATTACTTATATCAAATGAAAAAGCcagttatctttaaaaatatgttaattgaaaATAGAATGTGCCTAAAAATATGGCAACACAATGTTTAGTTTAAAATGGATTCATTTAATATTGCCAAACACTTGAATTAAGCAGTTTTAGATAACTGTCTCCTGATAGTTTTCACGTTGGTAGTATAGACCAATATCTTAACTATGGAACTTTTAATAGTTAACTGAGATACTTAATTCTTGCAGTGGCACATTCATCAACAACAAAATTCTTAGTAACACTCCCAGACCATGGaactttaaaattatcaaaaaaaattaaaattattatcaacTGCTGGGAggcataaaaataacataaataaatcacTAAAAACAGGGTATGGaaattaggtttttaaattaaaaaatttctctaagaaatatttcaaatatataatcatTGCCAGATTGGTTACCAAAATTTTATACCTAAAAAGTGGGGGACTAAaactaattttatcattttaggtACAGGTGTATTTACCAAGCTCTCAATCTTGTAGGATCTAGAAGACTTGAAACGTAGTGAAGTTAATGTCATTTAAAGAGTTTCATGGATCTtagttttaaattattgaaaacatCACACATAATTAAATTCAGTTACATACAGTTTAAAACAAATACCTTGAGGTGTCATTCATGAATTAGGAAGTACCAATTTGATTTTCCAATTTGAATTTTTACTCTAAGCCCTGAAAGTAATTGTATAGAGAATTTcttgttccttttcattttatatagaaTTGGCATTCATTCTGTCACTTTGCACTTATTTTCACTCAAACATGCTTCCTGTTAACTTATAAGTACTATAGGACTCATACttttagtattaaaataaaaagttttatttatttaaacatgttaaaaacacaattcctttaggaaaaaaattctgaggttttttgtttttgtttttaaatccgtAACAGGATTCAGAGCAGTATTTGTCAATGTTTGGTAGGATGACCAGGATGTTTGATCTACCTGGGGTCctctttaaaactaaattttgttTCCACCCTagagatctactgaatcagaatctctgaggatgGGGTCTAGgcctaactttttaaaatgttctcaggGTACTGTTTTTATGCTAATGTGTGAGAGACACTGACTTAAGTAGAAACTAAAATGTGACCGTGGGTGGTTTCACTGTAGATATAAAAcgaagtaaatattaaaataatttaggaaGTCCAGTCAAATCCCATAATGGTCTGTAAGGTAGTCTAAGACTGCTGATGTGCTTGACAAAGCATTAAATactcttttttcctgccttgaaGTTATCTTTTCCATCATGTACATTAAATGTTGATGGAAACACATATATGGAGTTCCAAGTTCAAGAGCAATGTCAACCCAGTCCCAGATGCACTTCAGTGGGGTTTCCTCATATCCAGCAAACATGGCCGGGTTTGCTAAGAGTCCTCTTGCAACCATCACACCTATAAATTAAAGCATATCACATTTGTCCACACATTAAGAACTCATGGTTATGAGGTCAAACTTaatgaaacaaactgagaatattgaaaaataaagtattattacaAGGTTTCACAATAACCACATATTAGTCTAACTCAATTACAAAACAATTTGATATGTTTGTAAACCAATAATGTTTCAATGTActtataagaatttaaaaaaaaattttaagacttctACATTAAACAATTagtctctgggttttttttttttttttttttagggttaaTCCAGATTGTCATAAATTGGATTTGCTTAGGTTTATTTGCATTCTCCCATCTAGCCATATATCACAGGCCTTGGTGTGCCAACAATATAAGGTAGTAATAAAACTGCATAGCAGTATGTAGTTCCTTTGGCTCCTATGACCACTCTGTGTTCACTAATTCTCATTTCTGTTTTACTAAAAGGCTATTTTACTAATAGCCTTCTAACTGGATATGATGGTGTGAGAAAAGTGACTTACTCAAATTAAAACATCTACTGCCTCTAAGTAAAAGAGctaacataattttaataagttGTTTAGCTTAAATcagtaaaagaggaaaatatggcTCCAGTTTAaagacaaataatgaaaaatcacATTAACATTACTCTCCtatccccacttttttttttgctaattaaaaatcaaaaaaactcAAGTACTTATTTCTTACCATCTGTCCCAGTAATATGCCACacattttttgcttcttttaagtTTCTGATGTCTCCGTTAGCAATTACAGGTATAGACAtgttttccttaattattttaatggCCTCATAGTGAACAGGCTGATGTCTTTCTTCAGCAGTTCTTCCATGGACTGTAATCCAAGAAACTCCTGTTGCCTCAGCCTTTCGACAAAGATCTACAGTTCTTGTAAGGTCATCATGGATCCTGTAATTTCAAAATTACATCAGTCTACTTGCACATACAAATCTTAATGCTAAAATTAATaagctaaataaaaaaatttcatctgATAACATTATTCAGTTAGCTTTGCTATATTATCACCACATGTCACTATCAGAAAGGTTTTGTTCAGCGATCAGTTCCCATTTAAGGCTTCAAATTTAGCTATTTCACTATTGGCAACGATAGGATGATAAATTTTACCTTACTTAGTGCTTCACCCTTTTGGCTTTGATAACTGAAAAAGTCATCCAAGTACTGTCatggaggaaaggaaagatagTATCCTAATATCTGTTGTGTATGCCCCAACCCCCGAATGggaaaatataatacattatcatgaaatatgtttttaacCTGTCACCCAAAAACCTATtcctggtttattttcttttcattgtgaaATTTTAGTgcaaatattattactattttctaCTCTTGGTACCAGGAATGTTTCTCagcatcatcattattatttttctaaagtagacttcaggctcagtgtggagcctggcgaaggacttgaactcacgactctgagatcaagacctgagctgagatcaagagttggacgcttaaccaagagagccacccaggcacccctctcagcATTATTAATTAGGCAGTACATGGAAAAAAACAGAGGGTTTCTTTTGAGGGGAAGTTTTTAATAATAAAGGgatgttttaatttctgttaaaaaatacaaaaatgaagttgttctgttatttttataaataaaaattatggtaGTCATTTACTAAATGTCTTATTTCTACATTTCCATACACTAGCTACCAATATATTAAGGATGGATACCTTCACACTCTTAgacaaaaggaatttttttttaaatttcctaagtAATGGACTATCTTGTTAGTAGATTAAAATATTGTCTTTACCTTATTTTAATAGATACTGAAAATCTGGGATTTTCCACTTGATTTCTTACTTGTTTCACCATATCTCGAACAAGCTCTGGCTTGTTTATTAAGCAAGCTCCATAACCTTCTGCCATTGCCCACCTTTATAAAGCAGACACAACAAATGAATTGTAAATAGATGGACGAggagatacaattttaaaagcaccattaagtacatttatttctctatctTAGTGACCTGGAATGGAATCAAATTTTTATAATTCACAGATCCAACATTTTAAAGTGGATCGATAGGAGATAAGGAAAACATGTTCCCAGATCAAAAAGTACTTAGGAGAAATGGTTTTCACTGGCAagtgagaaaattaaattaaaattaattcaaccAAAACAGACTTAGGTATTTGTAATTAATTTCAATTACTTCAGATTTTTAGAATTCCAAATTTGATGTTTATTGTACATAACAAGATGTTTTATTAATCTTAATAGTAGAAAGATATTTTTGGCTTACAGCATTCCAACACCACTAAACAGCTTATTTAACTCTCCTAATGAGTATACAAATATGTCTAATCTCGTTTGGATTATGATGTACTTAAAACcttgattttattctttggaCACATTTTGTATTATTGACAGATAATGTGACATGGTGCTAGGAAGGTAGGGATATACTAGTATCAAACTAAGCATCCTATCAATACCCAGTTACTCAGACTCAACCAAACAACTGTGGTATAGAAAGAAAAGGTAATGATAAGAAAGTATTCTTATAGAGAAAATTAATTAGGAGAAAACAAGTGGCGATTTCTCAAATCATAGAATCACAGTTTCTTGTCTGACATAGCAGTAAAAATTCACTTTAGGGACTTCTATAAATGTTCTAGTCTTCCCTAGCTACTTATGGGTCAGGTTCAAGGCagatccacacacaaaaaaattctagTGGTAAGACAAAACACTAATCTATACCTTGTTTTAGACATCAGAAAATACCTTTGCATATCTGTTCCTAAAtaatctttccttatttttttttcttgctttttatttggAGCCCAAGCGCTTTaactctattttctttatttttttaattcttggaaaACTAGAGAAATAGTTTACCATGTTCAcatagttttttttctaatttttctgaaaatatttccaacttCTTTAAGCTTTACCTCTGAGGGCAACCACAGTTAATGTCTATTCCATTCGCATAAGGACAGACAATACGAGCAGCATCAGATAAAAGTCTTGCATCATTAGCAGCAAACTGAACAATCAATGGGCAATCACCTGATAAAACGAATAGCTCAACattaaaattcacagaaacacacacacacacacacacacacacacacacacacacacacacgatacaCCAAACTTGTCATATTTGTATGGGATAATAACTATTTTCAGCCTAAGTATCTGTTCAAACAACATAGCATTtaactaattttaaatattttaaattaaaagtaatttacatTTAGTTCAAATTCAAACAgtataaaatttgataaaatgaacATTACAACACTCTTGACAAACAGATCCCATTTCCAAAGATGAGAATTAGTTTACTGTATTCCAGAACAATTTATGTATATCTGTAAAATTTAAGCAAAtgtgaacattttatatatatttccatgcccactgctccccctgccccaatgTATCTGAGAGTTGTACTCAGACCTACTTTCTTTTTAGTAGCGTATTCTTCTGTATGGATGGACCACAGAGTGTACTtctagactgtttttttttttttaaagattttatttatttatttgagagagagagaatgagagacagcatgagggggaggagagtcagagggagaagcagactccctgctgagcagggagcctgatgcgggactcgatccccagactccaggatcatgacctgagccgaaggcagttgcttaaccaactgagccacccaggcgcctagaCTGTTTTTCATTTGTGGCTTTTGCAAACAATGCTGCGATGAGAATACTGTTATGCTACTCTGAGTATATTCATAGGGTAAAGTCCCAGGAATGTAACTGCTGGATAGGCATCTAACATGTTGATAGACACCACAAAGCTTTCTTTCAGAAGAGTTTACCAATACAGATACACAACAATATGGACGGCAGTTCTTGTTTCCTCACAACTTATTCTACATTGTATATCCaacaatgtgtatttttatttgtggGTTCTCTCTCCATATTCTTTCACTATTTTTCTACAtgtatttcctcttttaattgttctttattttcttattattttttaaaattttatttataaaacaaagaaatgagttctgctatcataaatatatatctattttaaagattttatttgagagagagagagagagagagagaatgagcagggggaggggcagagggacaagcagactccccgatgggCATGGaacccaatacagggctcgatcccaggaccctgagatcaccacctgagcccaagttagacacttaaccaactaagccatccaggtgcccctctatcgTAAATATTACATTCTTTCCAGGTTTTGGTTTGTCTTTGAGTACATGTGTGCTCCTTTCTAACATATAAAAGTTTACCTTTTAATATAGAAAACGTGTCAGATActtcctaggttttttttttttttaaagattttatttatttgagagagagaatgagatagacagcatgagaggggagagggtcagagggagaagcagactccctgttgagcagggagcccgatgtgggactcgatcccgggactccaggatcatgacctgagccaaaggcagtcgcttaaccaactgagccacccaggcgccccttcccaaGTTTTAAGGACATATTTTTCACATCTTTCTTTGGGTTAGTGTTATAAGCTCTGGATAGATGtattttaatctttctaaagTTCTTTTGGGGACTACCTATATGAGATTCACTAGGTATTTGCCAAAATGTAGATTTCTGAGCATCATCCCAGTTTCACTGATTcagaatttctcttttctgttaatttttgtttttttattcagaatttcTATGGCAATCCACTGATTTATAAGGACTAACATGGGGTAGGAGAATTTGCTTTTCCCCAAGGATATAGGATGTTTTTCCCTTTATAACTCAAAGAGTTATAGTTTCAATTTAATAACCATTTAttagtttaatatattttcaacacAGGGCTAGACGCTAAGGATACAAATCCATAAGagataattccagacttcaaggaGCCCATAGTctagagaatgggagacaggCATACAAAGAGGATATTATAATACAGTAGAATTAAGTCCAATAAAAAGCCTGTGAGAGAGGATAATAGTGGAGGGTGATCTGGCAAACTCCCTGGCCACAAACTTTGAGAGCTGGATTAAGAACATGTAGTGTCATTTGCCAGAGAGCTATGGATCTGGGGGACGGGCATAGCTGAGGAAAGGATATTATAGGTAGAGAAGTATGAGAGGATGGGGCATTTTCAGGAACTTAAATAAGTTAGtattattaaagaataaagttgatggagggtgcctgggtagctcagttggttaggccacTGACTCTTGGTTCCCACTCAGGtcatctcatgggtcgtgggatggagccccatgacaggttctgtgctcagtggggagtctgcttgaaagattctttccctctgccccttcccccactagcatgtgcacatacactttctctctctctctcaaaataaatgaataaatcttaaaaaaaaaaaaaaggttggtggGCTGTGGAGAGAAACTAATGGAAGATAAAGCTGCATAAGATATATCCAGAGGCTGGATCATGAGGAACATTATAGATTATTCACAGGtattgggattttattttaagtaatctcttcacctaacctggggctcgaactcaccaccctgaagTCAAgcgtcacatgctttactgactgagccagccaagtaccCTGACACGTACTGGAATTTTACTCATTAGGCCACTGGTTTTCAATCTTTAGCAagctcagaatcacctggagggcttttTAAAACAGACTGCTGGACCACATAcccaaagtttctgattcagtgggcctggggcagagctgagaaatttccattttgaacaagtttccagatgatgctgatgctgctggcctggGGTTTCAgcccttgagaaccactgctttaggcCATGAGCGGTCCAAGAAGGACTTTAAGCAGGGAAGAGATGTGatcaaatttacattttacaaaggtTCCTTTGGGCTATATGTAGGATGGTTTGGAATGGGGCAAGACTGGAGGCAGTGAGATAGGAACCTAATAGCTCAGGTGAGAGGATGGGGCCCTAAGAAGGCTAACCTCATGCTTAGATATATCATCCATAGTTTACAGGgcacagaataaaaatatacttaaaaaacttattaaaaacataaaacaactaaaagatttaaaaaaaaatctgaattgtgCTGTTTCTGAtcagacaagatttttttttttttagttttacaaaGTCAGCAAACTCTCGGTTTCACATACCTTTGTTTGTCGTAAATTCACTGTCTCGGGCTTTTATAGATCTGACAAAATCAGCAGCAACTATCATTGGTGTATAGCACAGATCACAACTGTATTTTCTTACTAATGTTCTAAAAGCCAACCTGCAAGCATATAAAACTTCAATTAGGCATTTAAAAAACACCACAATCATATGTACTTCCaagtttaatttaattattaaatatttattagaggaAAGTTCTACCTTTGAGAGGTTAGAGTAGATGTACTTTTTCCTATTAtggctgttaaaaaaagaaaaaacacaaatccaGAGTGGAGTCATTTGCCCCTCCATGACCACAAATcaagacttaattacagtttcaacCTATCCCAGGAATGTGACCTTTTTAAAAGTCAATCTGAAATTTCTTGAACAGCAATAGTATAGAACTctgcaggataaaaaaaaaatccctgttgtTCCCATCCCCACCAAAAGATATCCTGGCCTGAaccaatcctttcttttcttttgctaataactacTTGTTCCACCCTCCTTCCTGTAAAAACCtcccattttgtacaactccatGGTGCATCTCTCCACCTGCTAGGTGGGATGCTGTGCGATtcatgaattgcttaataaagccaGTGAGATCTTCACATTTACtcagttgagttttgtttttttttaacactgctcagtatattatatataaaataaacataagaaaactctaaaaggtggaaagaagagaacagaaaggcTAGTGACCTTGGGACCTGAGGAATAACAGTGGTGAGTTCCCTGGGTTTCCTTTTTGCCTCAAATATCCCAGATTTGGACCTGAAGAAGCTGGAACTCGGAAATACCAATGAGTGCGGACAAAAAGAGCCCCAACAAAAGTCAGCTCTCTCACCAAAGGACTAGGAAAGGGGAAGCCTAACAAGACAGAACAATTTTAAATAGTGGCTCTACTCCAGCCAAACACCAGAGATAAAACTGTGGCCCCACCTCCAGAAGCAAAGGTTGAGTGGGGAGCTTAGATTTGTACTTTTCCAGGGCCAAAACAAAGTTTTCTAATCCTCTTCATAGTGGTGTCAGAGAAAGCCAGGTAGAAGCTGGGACTTCAATACTTTCTCCCTTCCCACTGTTAAGTAGTATCAGAGATGCTTAGTGAATGGCCAGGACTTTCAATAGAGCCCAACAGGTACCAGGCCATCCCCTCCATGGCTTACCCCCAGCTCAGCAGTAATGaggagccccctgcccccagagtgTCAAAGGAGACCAAATAGTAAATCCGGACTTTTACTTTCACCTCATAGTGATGAGGTAGTGCTTTCTCATTCCTTTCCTGCTATAGtgatgacaggaaaaaaaaagttaaaacagaagGTTCAATGTTTAGAATCAATCAATATAGTCCACTTTATTAAAAggctaaaagaaaaatcacataattgtatcaatgtagaaaaagcatttgacaaaataatattcatgataaaaagaaaaaaccctcaagaaaacAGGAATAGGTAGGAACTTTCTCCACTTGATAAAAAGCATCCACAAAAAACTCCTACAGCTAACATACTTAAAGGTGAAAAACAACATATTTCTCCtagatcaagaacaaggcaaagatgctTGTTCTCATCATTCTTATTTAACACAGTGCTGGAACTTCTACTCAGtgtatgaaaaggaaataaaaggcatatgatggaaaggaaaaaataaaactgtccctatttgtaGATGATTGTCTACATAAATAATCacaaggaatttattttaagaacCCTCCAATAAGGAAGTTCAGTGAGtttataggatacaaaatcaacataaaaatcaatttcatttctatataccaacagtGAATACATGGACACTGAAGTTAATAGTATAAAGCCATTTACAATtgctacaaaaaaagagaaataatcaggTGTCTTACAAAACATATATAGCACTtaatatgctgaaaactacacacaacgatgaaaaaaataaaagatctaaataaatgggaaagatACTATGCTCATGAGTTGGGAGACTCAACATAGAAAGGAATTCAATTCTCAAATTGAtacacatatttaatataattcttcTGAAAATTCCAGCAAGataatttataagaaattattcagaaaggcaaaggaactagaatagctaaaacaatactgagaaagaaaaataaagtgggaagaaTTAATCTACCCAACTTAAAACTTATTATatagctatagtaatcaagattGTGTAGTACTAGCAGGGATATAGACTCATAGATCAATAGACCtgaatagggggaaaaaaagaaaaacagaacaggtAATGTAGATAAAGAGCCACATAAACATGATCAAAATGATTTCTGACAAAGATGCAAAAGAAATTCAATACTGGAAAGACAGCCTTTCAAATGGTGTTGGAGTAATTAGACATCCacaggcaaaacaaaacataacaaaaaataccCCTTCAACCTAAGCCTCacatttatacaaaaattaactcaaaatttatttaaatgtaaaacaaaaaaaaaaagactttgaaaaaaagtagaagaaaaacttAAGAGCTACACAAAGTTCTCTTACacttgacatcaaaagcacaatttacaaaaggaaaaactggtACATTAGATTTTCTCAttaaacaaaaagcttttgctctgttaagaggatgaaaagataagctacattctgggagaacatatttgcaaatcacatatctgacaaaggaatagtatccagaatatatagataACTCTCAAAACTCAGAAGTAAGgaaaaactcaacaacaaacatctgattaaaaaatgggcaaagggcttgagtagacatttcttcaaagatataCCCATGgccaataagcaaatgaaaagatgctaagcATCATTAGGGGCAtacaaaaccacaataagataccactttacattcaTTAGGATGCTatagtaaggggcgcctgggtggttcaatcgttaagcgtctgcctttggctcaggtcatgatcccagggtcctgggatcaagctctgcatcaggctccctgctccacgggaagcctgcttctccctctcccactccccctgcttgtgttccctctctccctgtgtctctctttgtcaaataaacaaataaaatcttaaaaaaaaaaggatgctatagtaaaagcaaataaacaatacagtaagtattggtgaggatggtgaggaattggaactcttgtacactgctggtgggaatgaaaaaatggaaaacaatatggcggttcctcaaaaaactaaaaatagaattgccatatgatccagcacttattctgggcatatatccaaaagaattgaaagacaTATTTATACatccatgttcacagcagtattatttgcaatagccaaaagatggaagcaacctaagtgtccataaatgaataaacaaaatatagtacatatatacaaatggaatatcattcagcctttaaaaaagaaggaaattctgatacatgctatgacatggatgaaccttgaggatattatgctaagtgcaataagccgGTCTCAAAAAAACAACTATTATATAgttccacttatataaggcacCTACAGTAGCCAAGTTCAGAGTGAAAAAGTAGAATGATAAtaccagggggtggggtggggag
This region includes:
- the DUS4L gene encoding tRNA-dihydrouridine(20a/20b) synthase [NAD(P)+]-like, translated to MKSDCIRTTICQERKKDPIEMLHSGQLVKVCAPMVRYSKLAFRTLVRKYSCDLCYTPMIVAADFVRSIKARDSEFTTNKGDCPLIVQFAANDARLLSDAARIVCPYANGIDINCGCPQRWAMAEGYGACLINKPELVRDMVKQVRNQVENPRFSVSIKIRIHDDLTRTVDLCRKAEATGVSWITVHGRTAEERHQPVHYEAIKIIKENMSIPVIANGDIRNLKEAKNVWHITGTDGVMVARGLLANPAMFAGYEETPLKCIWDWVDIALELGTPYMCFHQHLMYMMEKITSRQEKRVFNALSSTSAVLDYLTDHYGI